The Acidobacteriota bacterium genomic sequence GCGCGTCAGTCAACGCCTGACCATCAATGCCGGATTGCGCTATGACATTCAAAACATGAAAGAGCCGCCGATTCAAAATCCTTCTCCGGCGCTTGCGGCGTTTGGCATTGATACCAGCCGCGTCAATCGCGACAAAAATAATTTTGCGCCGCGTGTCGGTTTTGCCTGGAGTCCGCTGGATTCCAACCGTACAGTGGTGCGCGGGGGATACGGCGCGTTTTTCGGACGAACCCCGGCAATTATGCTCGGCACTGCGCATTCGCAAAACGGTATTCAAGTCGTCAGTTTGACTTTTACCGGCTCAGCAATACCCGCCTATCCGAATCGCTTTTCAGCGATTCCAACGAGCGTGACCATCCCGGCGTCAAATATCTATGCCTTCTCGCCCGATTATGTCGCGCCGTATACACAGCAATGGAGTCTCGGCGTTGAACATCAATTGATGAAAGACCTTGCCTTGACGGTGAATTATCTCGGTGTCAAAGGCACGCATCTCGGACGCACTCGCGACATCAACTTGAGCACGCCGGTTGCGACCACCATCCGCGATACTTCGGGCAAGAGTTACACCTATTTCCGTTTCCCCTCGCGAGCGACCACCAGTTTTGCGCGCATCTCGCAATTTGAATCAACCGGCAATTCGATTTATCAAGGCTTGACCTTTCAATTGAACAAACGTTTCGCGCAGAATTATCAATTGCTGGTGGCGTACACTTACTCACACGCGATTGATGATGCGCCGGACGCGACATCTGTCGTACCCGGCAACGCTGGCGATGATAGCAAAGTAGTGCAGAACACTTTGAACATTCGCGATGATCGCGCTTCATCGGTAAACGATGTGCGCAATCGTTTTGTCATCAGCGGTATCTGGGAAGTCGGCAATTACGCGAAAGGCATCGATAATAAAGTCGCGCGCGCCATCTTTTCGGATTGGAGTTTGAGCGCCATCTTCACCGCAGAAGACGGCAGACCCTATACGAGTTTGCTCGGCAGCGACCTCAATAACGATGGCAATCGCTTCACAGACCGGGTTCCGGGTATCGGACGCAACACCAATGTGGGTCCGGGCTTTGCCAGCTTTGACCCGCGCATCGCCAGAGATATTCGCTTGAATGAACGTGTCAAATTACAGTTCATCGGCGAAGCTTTCAATGCGTTCAATCGGGCGAATTTCACGGCTGTCAACGCCACCGCATTTACGGTGTCGGGCACGGGAAGTTCCGCAGTGCTGGTGCCGAATGCGGCGTTCGGCAGACCGACCAACACTACTGAACCGCGCATCATTCAACTCGCCGCGAAAATTATTTTCTAAGACAAGTTGAAATCGCTTTGATCGAAAAGAGGCTGTTTACACGCAGCCTCTTTTTTGTTTATGCTGCTAAAAAAAATCGGTCAGGTAAGAAAGATGAAACGACTATTGATTGTCCTGTTATTGTTGCCGATGGGTTTGATGGGTTGTGCAAAAAATCCCGCGACGACGGAAGAGTACGAAGCGCAAACCAACCGCGCCAAATCTTATGCCGAAGCCAAAGATTATGATAAAGCCATCGAGGCGTATTCAAAAGCTGCCGCAATGAAGCCCGAAGTCGATACGGCGTATAAATTGCGCGGTCTGACTTACGCTGAAAAGCAGGATTACCAGCAGGCGATTCAAAATTATTATGATGCGCTCGATAGAAATCAGGACGATGCCGAGACCTGGAATGCATTGGCGCGCGCCAGCGCCGCAATCAAAGATTATTCGGTAGCGGAATCCGCTTTTCAAAAAGCCATTCGTTTAAAGCCGGATTACGCCGACCCGTTTTATTATCGCGCCTTGATGAATCAAGAACGCGGCAAACGCGACGAAGCGAGTTATGATTTAAAGCGCTGTATTGAACTCAGCAAAGATGTGGCGATGCAGGAGCAAGCCCGCGCGATGTTGAAAGAATTAGGGGTGAAGTAGATTATTCTAACGATTCGATTGACTGGGCGCGCCCCTGTGACGCTGAATTACAGACGACCTGTGGAGCGCGCTTCAGTGCAATAGATGTTCGGCGGTGTCCTATTTTCGCACTTCGTAACGAAGCGCCACCATTCCGGTTTTGTAGGCTTTGACCTCTGCCAGATGCAGGGCAATGTCTCTGTCGAGTTTCTCGAAGAATGGAATGCCCTCCCCAATCAAGATCGGTAGGATTGAATAACGAACTTCGTCGGCCAACCCACGACGCAGGCATTCGCCGGAGACTACACCACCGCCAACGAACCAGATGCTACGGAACGCAGGACGCAAACGGCCATTCACGAATTCTGTGAGATCACCGGCGTAGAACTCGATAGTATCTCTTGTCCGCGGCAAGTTGCGTCGCGTGAGAACGAAGGTAGGTTTGTTACCATATGCCCATCCCAATCCTTTGGCTTCAAAACTCAAGGCGGTCTCATAGGTTCGCGATCCCATCACATAACAATCAATCGTTTTGAGAAACTCCTGGACGAATGCTGGATCCATTGTGTCCCCGCTTACGAATTCGTCTGAAGTCTCCATCCAGTCAACGTTCCCGTCCTGCCGAGCGATGAAGCCGTCAAGGCTTGCAGCCATGTGAATAGTTACAAGAGAATCCGTGTTTGACATCGTTTCGTCTTCCCATAAATTCATGCCATTTATTTATATATCCATTCGTGTTCACGAAAGCTTAACGCTGCGGTTGACCGAACGCGAAAACACTGGATGCCTGAGAGCCGTTGTGCTCGCGCTCTGGTCGAATCGCTGATCAGACTGCGCCCCATCAACCGAGGTCTGTCTTGATTGCATTAACGACGGCACGCTTATGTGCCACACGTTCTTTAGCCTACTCAATTCTACTGGTTCGTAGCACCGATCCCTGTCGGCTTTCAAACTTTCAATTAGCTGCTTCTTGAGTTTAGTGCCGAGATGGGCAATCTCATCCGGGTTTAAGCTTATAGCCCACTTTGTAACTGCTGCCTGGACTGATGCAGCCGAAACCTGTGATACGTAAGTTCCGCCCTTGTATTCCATTATGAACGTGAATGTTGCCATACCTCATTCAAGTCCTGCTGCCGTACACCTACAAGCAGTCTAACCAGAATTGAGTGGTATCAGGAAAATTCTGAGTATGCGTTTACAGGTTCAACGAATTGCCAATCAGATAAATTTCAATGGACATTCCCAGCGGATGTCGCGGATTGCGCGGATGGGCGCGGATAAATTACTTGCTTCATCCGATGTTGAAACAATCAATTTAAATCATCCGTCTTCATCCGTTTCATCCGCGACATCCGCTGGGACATCGACAATGAATTGGCAAGCTACCAGGTCTTCCATCAATTCATTCCGAACCAGGTAGCCGAAATAGCTTGGTCAAAAGCCTTTCAACACGCAAGCGCAATTTCATTCAAAACTATCGAAGGATGCAATTAATTGCCGCGTTGCAGTCTGCCCCAGAAATCACTGATTTCATAAGCGCGGTCTACACCTTCATAACGCGCTTCCAAATCCTCGCGGTCGAGAATGTGACCTTGCAACCAGATTCTCGCGGAGATTGCCGCGCCGATTTTCAAACGACCCGGCAAGGCATGACGATTAGCTAAAATTTCCAGGCGGAATTTGCCGACATCAACGTGAAGCCAGACCAGGTCACTTTCCGTAAGTGGGTTTTTCAAATAACGCCACGCCAGCACACGCCCGCGAATCAGGTAATCGCTTTCATAAGCATTCTCTGCGAGTTCAGGGGTCTTTTCAGCCAATTCAAAAACCGGCGGATTGCGTTTGAGATAGGAACCCGAATGCAGCACCGCTGAATATGCGAGTCCGGCAAAGGCGACATGAAGGTGCGAATAATTGAACACGTTGAGATTCAATTCGGTGAGGTTCTGTAATTGAAAAAGTATCTCGGTATCGGCATTGAGATAGCCGCGCAGCAAAGCGTCGCCGCTCTCTTCGTATTCAATCAACTCCCAGGGCGAAAAGATGTAAGCGTAGCGACTGCGAAAAGCCGGACGGCAATCTTCATATTGAATTTTTTTGCCACTGGCGCAAAGCCATGCCCATACTTCCAAGCCATCGCCGACCTTCCAACATTTGCCTTGTAAAGTGGCTTCGCCGCGATTGATTAAACTATAGGTGCCGTATTTATCGGCGCTTTCAAAAAGGTCAAAGAAATCGTCATCTTCGATGATTTCAAAGCCTATCGCCTCAAAAAGATTATCATCGTAATCTTCGT encodes the following:
- a CDS encoding tetratricopeptide repeat protein, producing the protein MKRLLIVLLLLPMGLMGCAKNPATTEEYEAQTNRAKSYAEAKDYDKAIEAYSKAAAMKPEVDTAYKLRGLTYAEKQDYQQAIQNYYDALDRNQDDAETWNALARASAAIKDYSVAESAFQKAIRLKPDYADPFYYRALMNQERGKRDEASYDLKRCIELSKDVAMQEQARAMLKELGVK
- a CDS encoding dihydrofolate reductase family protein yields the protein MSNTDSLVTIHMAASLDGFIARQDGNVDWMETSDEFVSGDTMDPAFVQEFLKTIDCYVMGSRTYETALSFEAKGLGWAYGNKPTFVLTRRNLPRTRDTIEFYAGDLTEFVNGRLRPAFRSIWFVGGGVVSGECLRRGLADEVRYSILPILIGEGIPFFEKLDRDIALHLAEVKAYKTGMVALRYEVRK
- a CDS encoding DUF3881 family protein; the protein is MSKKVLPAETFDEDYDDNLFEAIGFEIIEDDDFFDLFESADKYGTYSLINRGEATLQGKCWKVGDGLEVWAWLCASGKKIQYEDCRPAFRSRYAYIFSPWELIEYEESGDALLRGYLNADTEILFQLQNLTELNLNVFNYSHLHVAFAGLAYSAVLHSGSYLKRNPPVFELAEKTPELAENAYESDYLIRGRVLAWRYLKNPLTESDLVWLHVDVGKFRLEILANRHALPGRLKIGAAISARIWLQGHILDREDLEARYEGVDRAYEISDFWGRLQRGN